The sequence CTATTATTATTAGTGTCAGCACAGGTGCCGTGGTCACCTTCATGATAGTTAATCTCATCACTGGATAGAATCATTTGTGACAGCATGTCTTTTATAGGTGGTTGTAGTATTGGAGTCGAGGAGGTTGAATTATTTTCCATCTTCTCCTTGTTCTCCTTGAACAGCTGCATTTGTTCCATCCTCTGCTCAATTATTCTTGTGAATTCCTTCCGGATAACCTTGGAAGCTTTTATAGCACGATTTAATGGTGTTCCCGGTAAATCAATAGGTATACTTAGGATTCCACCCATTACGAGATTAAAAGGCTTTAGTAACTCATCAACACGAGCTTGATCATCAATGCTCAAGAACAACCAGCAAGCCAATGAGAAATTGTGCATCTTCATTAAAGGTTATACATTAACCTCCTCCTTGTTATCCCAATGAGTATCGAAATGTTTAATCGCCATAGAATCCATCACGCCTACATACTTCCGGAGTATGGCAGGTTTAAGGATTAAAGGATACACTTTATTGCGGAGGTTCTTAGATTGTCTCGGTGCCGAGGGTAAGAATGCATCTTCTGAAGTTGGTATGATCTTGCGAATGGATGGTGGCCACcaaaccttgacgagtttgtaTTCATtagagaacatgaatttgttaccAGCGGCACCACTGAGAACAGTTATAGGCACACCAAGtaatgaagatttgaagactttagAAGAGTATTTTCGAACTCTATCATGAAAGAATTTCTCTGGAACACCTTTAAGACTTGTTTGAATAAATTCCAGAGTTTCTCCTATTATCGGCCAACCGGTTGTTCCAGGTGGCTGGACTCCCTTATCATGCTTTTTTTTGTTCGTGATTATGATTTTGAGACcataaaaagataaaaagaagaCTAATACTAGAAGAATACCCATACATATCCTCAACAAGTGATCACCCattttgttgctgttgctgctctaGCTGGGGTAAGTATGTACAAATGGTTTAGATGCCAGTTAAATTTATATACCAAACAAGAGACCAAACACCTAAGCAGAGACGTAGGTCTTGTTTATTTTAAAAAAGAAACTTCCATAGGTAAGATTCCCGTATGGACAATTTGACATTAAATTAATTAGTCAACTTTTTGGTTTACTCAATATCATCGTCAGAAACTGAGATAGGTTGTGATCGTGGAACGTGAAGACAGGGATCTTGCAGAAAATGTCAACTTTCGCTATCACTAGTAATTTTTAACCCTCCAACTTGTTTGCTATGATCAATTTTTATATTTCCCCGCATTTTAGTTTGAAGCTGGAACTTACACTAGTAGTAATTTCTACCTTCCCTTTAAcagttatgtttttctttttttccttttgcgaCTAAGTTATTTCCGCCTGGCCTTTTCTACCTTCCCTGTAAcagttatgtttttctttttttccttttgcgaCTAAGTTATTTCCGCCTGGCCTTTATGTTACATCCAACTCACCGACTCTTCTTCTTTTAACTTTCATACCAGAAAAAAAAGAATCGAACTTGAAATAAACAACATATATTGAACCCCATTTAAGACGTTTGTTCCTGTCGCATCCGCTTTTCATAAGGTGAAaattacagggagacccatttttcggatctttcccactgtgaaacccacactcagaaaagttcaggcgcgcacccattttctggggTGAAATTTCTCCCACACCCAGAATTTCTAAAATTATTTCTTCGCTTATTCttccttgtttttcttttattcttctaaaTTGATTTGGAGATGAAGAAACTGTTTAGAAGCAGAAATCGAAATAGAGCTACATCAACAATCGATCTTAAAAGATAAATCCTCCTCTTGTTTCTTCACTCTACTCATACAACTTTTAGATCTGGTTATTTTTAAACAAAGTTTTGGAAAGAGTTTACAAAACCCATGAATTGATTTCCTCTTCAACGCAAGTTTTAAAACGAGTTTTGAATGCAGATTTGATTTCAGTGAATCGTATTTCACAAACCCATTGGATAAAGTTTGAAAACATTGGATATCAAAGTTTCgatactgatttggggatttcttCCCACGAACAAAATCTA comes from Papaver somniferum cultivar HN1 chromosome 7, ASM357369v1, whole genome shotgun sequence and encodes:
- the LOC113296234 gene encoding beta-amyrin 28-monooxygenase-like, with the translated sequence MGDHLLRICMGILLVLVFFLSFYGLKIIITNKKKHDKGVQPPGTTGWPIIGETLEFIQTSLKGVPEKFFHDRVRKYSSKVFKSSLLGVPITVLSGAAGNKFMFSNEYKLVKVWWPPSIRKIIPTSEDAFLPSAPRQSKNLRNKVYPLILKPAILRKYVGVMDSMAIKHFDTHWDNKEEVNV